The following proteins come from a genomic window of Populus nigra chromosome 6, ddPopNigr1.1, whole genome shotgun sequence:
- the LOC133696662 gene encoding glycine-rich cell wall structural protein-like: MVRFSSKYVGVLAVVFVLVLGLAECRKIEKDGLGGGAGGGGGFGGGGGLGGGKGGGIGGGVGGGGGAGGGFGGGKGGGGGIGGGKGGGIGGGVGGGSGGGLGGGKGGGVGGGGGAGGGFGGGKGGGGGIGGGKGGGIGGGAGGGFGGGKGGGGGVGGGKGGGIGGGVGGGSGGGLGGGKGGGVGGGGGAGGGFGGGKGGGGGGGVGGGKGGGIGGGVGGGSGGGLGGGKGGGVGGGGGAGGGFSGGKGGGGGIGGGKGGGIGGGASGGFGGGKGGGGGVGGGKGGGIGGGVGGGSGGGFGGGSGGGGGAGVGGGAGGGAGGGFGGGKGGGGGIGGGAGGGGGAGGGFGGGAGGGGGFGGGKGGGGGFGGGH, from the coding sequence ATGGTGAGATTTTCAAGCAAATATGTTGGCGTTTTAGCTGTGGTGTTTGTGTTAGTGTTGGGGTTAGCAGAgtgtagaaaaatagaaaaagatggCTTAGGAGGTGGTGCTGGAGGAGGTGGAGGCTTTGGTGGTGGCGGTGGCCTCGGAGGAGGAAAAGGTGGAGGAATAGGTGGCGGTGTTGGAGGAGGGGGTGGTGCTGGCGGTGGCTTCGGAGGAGGCAAGGGTGGAGGTGGAGGTATTGGAGGTGGCAAAGGCGGGGGCATTGGGGGTGGTGTAGGTGGAGGTTCTGGTGGTGGCCTCGGAGGAGGAAAAGGTGGCGGtgttggaggaggaggtggtgctGGCGGTGGCTTCGGAGGAGGCAAGGGTGGCGGTGGAGGTATTGGAGGTGGCAAAGGTGGAGGCATTGGGGGTGGTGCTGGCGGTGGCTTCGGAGGAGGTAAGGGTGGTGGTGGCGGCGTTGGAGGTGGCAAAGGTGGGGGTATTGGGGGTGGTGTAGGTGGGGGCTCTGGTGGTGGCCTTGGAGGAGGAAAGGGTGGTGGtgttggaggaggaggtggtgctGGCGGTGGCTTTGGAGGAGGCAAGGGTGGCGGTGGCGGCGGCGGCGTTGGAGGTGGCAAAGGTGGGGGTATTGGGGGTGGTGTAGGTGGGGGCTCTGGTGGTGGCCTTGGAGGAGGGAAGGGTGGCGGTgttggaggaggtggtggtgctGGCGGTGGCTTCAGTGGAGGCaagggtggtggtggaggtatTGGAGGTGGAAAAGGTGGAGGCATTGGGGGTGGTGCTAGCGGTGGCTTCGGAGGAGGCAAGGGTGGCGGCGGCGGCGTTGGAGGTGGCAAGGGTGGGGGTATCGGGGGTGGTGTAGGTGGGGGCTCTGGTGGTGGCTTCGGAGGTGGATccggaggaggtggtggtgccGGTGTCGGTGGGGGTGCAGGAGGTGGAGCTGGTGGCGGCTTTGGAGGTGGCAAGGGTGGTGGTGGAGGCATTGGAGGTGGAgctggaggtggtggtggtgcagGAGGAGGATTTGGTGGAGGAGCCGGAGGTGGCGGTGGATTTGGAGGAGGCAAAGGTGGGGGAGGAGGTTTTGGTGGCGGGCATTAA
- the LOC133696949 gene encoding uncharacterized protein LOC133696949 — translation MEGGDEGGIDRVVDSKDLQQQSKALDKLTDRVEDRQLDSTRVQEAMASIASSAEADANAMRLREKELAAVKINAADVDIIANELELDKKVAERTLREHKGDAVAAIRHLLH, via the exons atggaAGGTGGGGACGAAGGAGGAATAGATAGAGTAGTTGATTCGAAAGATTTACAGCAACAAAGCAAAGCACTTGATAAACTCACTGACCGTGTTGAAGATCGCCAACTTGATTCTACCCGTGTTCAGGAAGCTATGGCTTCCATTGCTTCTTCTGCTGAAGCTGATGCCAATGCTATGAGATTGAG GGAGAAAGAACTGGCTGCTGTGAAGATCAACGCAGCTGATGTTGACATAATTGCAAATGAATTAGAG TTGGACAAGAAGGTAGCAGAGAGAACCTTACGAGAGCACAAGGGCGATGCTGTTGCTGCTATTCGACATCTTCTTCACTAG